One genomic segment of Christensenellaceae bacterium 44-20 includes these proteins:
- the rplW gene encoding 50S ribosomal protein L23 — protein MKDIHDIILGPVLTEKSYDQIPMKKYTFKVAPGANKTEIKSAVEEIFGVQVESVNTSNRDGKVKRQGYTRGRTAKVKKAVVTLKEGSKAIEFFESMVQ, from the coding sequence ATGAAAGATATTCATGATATCATTCTGGGGCCGGTGCTCACGGAAAAGAGCTACGACCAAATCCCCATGAAGAAATATACGTTTAAAGTTGCGCCGGGTGCCAACAAAACGGAAATCAAATCCGCAGTTGAAGAGATTTTCGGCGTTCAGGTCGAGAGCGTAAACACCTCGAACCGCGACGGCAAAGTCAAAAGACAGGGCTACACCAGAGGCAGAACTGCCAAGGTGAAAAAAGCAGTTGTTACGCTCAAAGAAGGCTCCAAGGCCATCGAGTTCTTCGAGAGCATGGTTCAGTAG
- the rplB gene encoding 50S ribosomal protein L2, giving the protein MAIKKYKPTSPGRRGMSVSAFDEITANAPEKSLLATKKKTGGRNARGCITVRHIGGGNRQKYRIIDFKRNKDGIPAKVATIEYDPNRTANIALLHYADGEKRYILAPLGLKVGDTIISGENADIKPGNALEIQNIPVGTMVHNIEMKPGKGGQLVRSAGNAAQLMAKEGAYAQVRLPSGEVRMIPMNAKATIGQVGNIDNSNISLGKAGKSRHKGIRPNVRGSVMNPNDHPHGGGEGKSPIGRPGPVSPWGKPTLGKKTRKGKNPSNKFIVRRRNGK; this is encoded by the coding sequence ATGGCGATTAAAAAATACAAACCGACTTCTCCGGGCAGAAGAGGCATGTCGGTCTCCGCGTTCGACGAGATTACGGCAAACGCACCCGAGAAATCTCTGCTGGCAACCAAGAAGAAGACGGGCGGCAGAAACGCCCGCGGCTGCATCACGGTGCGGCACATTGGCGGCGGCAACAGACAGAAATACAGAATCATCGATTTCAAGCGCAATAAAGACGGCATCCCCGCCAAAGTCGCGACCATCGAGTACGACCCGAACCGCACGGCCAACATCGCGCTGCTGCACTACGCCGATGGTGAGAAGAGATATATCCTCGCTCCCCTGGGCCTGAAGGTCGGCGATACCATCATCTCCGGTGAGAACGCGGATATCAAGCCCGGCAACGCGCTGGAAATCCAGAACATCCCGGTGGGCACCATGGTGCACAACATCGAGATGAAGCCCGGCAAGGGCGGCCAGCTGGTCAGAAGCGCGGGCAACGCCGCGCAGCTGATGGCAAAGGAAGGCGCTTATGCGCAGGTCCGTCTCCCCTCCGGAGAGGTCCGCATGATTCCCATGAATGCCAAGGCGACCATCGGCCAGGTTGGCAACATCGACAACAGCAACATCAGCCTGGGCAAGGCTGGCAAATCCCGTCATAAAGGCATTCGGCCCAACGTCCGCGGTTCTGTCATGAACCCGAACGACCACCCGCACGGCGGTGGTGAGGGCAAGTCCCCCATCGGCCGTCCCGGCCCGGTTTCGCCCTGGGGCAAGCCGACTCTGGGCAAGAAGACGAGAAAAGGCAAGAATCCGTCGAACAAGTTCATTGTAAGACGCAGAAACGGCAAGTAG
- the rpsS gene encoding 30S ribosomal protein S19, translating into MSRSVKKGPFVHEKLLARIQQMNEKNEKKVLKTWSRASTIFPDMVSHTIAVHDGRKFVPVYVTEDMVGHKLGEFAPTRTYRGHAGEKSSR; encoded by the coding sequence ATGAGTAGGTCAGTGAAAAAGGGGCCTTTCGTGCATGAAAAACTGCTGGCAAGAATTCAGCAGATGAACGAAAAGAACGAGAAGAAAGTACTGAAGACATGGTCTCGTGCGTCGACGATTTTCCCGGATATGGTCTCGCATACGATTGCGGTTCATGATGGCAGAAAGTTCGTTCCCGTCTACGTTACCGAGGACATGGTTGGGCATAAGCTCGGCGAATTCGCTCCCACGCGCACATACCGTGGTCATGCCGGCGAGAAGTCGTCCAGATAG
- the rplV gene encoding 50S ribosomal protein L22 — translation MATREREKALKRRENKDNRARAVGRYIRISPSKVRIVIDLIRGKKVDEARAILMHMPNGACEPVLKVLNSAIANAENNLELSRDSLIVAEAFADQGPTLKRFQPRSQGRAYKILKRSSHITVILGEAKEEK, via the coding sequence ATGGCAACACGCGAGAGAGAAAAAGCGCTCAAACGGCGCGAAAACAAGGATAACAGAGCTCGTGCTGTCGGCAGATACATCAGAATCTCCCCCAGCAAAGTGAGAATTGTCATCGATTTAATCAGAGGCAAGAAAGTGGATGAGGCCCGCGCGATTTTGATGCATATGCCAAACGGCGCATGCGAGCCCGTGCTCAAGGTGCTCAACAGCGCCATCGCAAACGCGGAAAACAACCTGGAGCTCAGCCGGGACAGCCTGATCGTCGCAGAGGCATTTGCGGATCAGGGGCCCACGCTCAAGCGTTTCCAGCCTAGAAGCCAGGGCAGAGCTTACAAGATTCTGAAGAGAAGCAGCCATATCACGGTTATCCTGGGCGAGGCGAAGGAGGAGAAATAA
- the rpsC gene encoding 30S ribosomal protein S3, whose product MGQKINPNGFRVGIIKDWDSRWMVKKNQMSDCIVEDHKIRTFLKEKLYAAGVSKIEIERAANKISVNIYTAKPGIVIGKGGTGLDVIKADLKKLTDKTVVINVMEVRRPDVDAQLVAENVASQLERRIAFRRAMKSCIGRAMKGGVKGIKIATGGRLGGAEIARSESYHEGSIPLQTIRADIDYGFAEANTTYGKIGVKVWIYNGEIMVNPLKERAKNTNAPRENRRDNRRNPEGGRRNVTSKKSKA is encoded by the coding sequence ATGGGCCAGAAAATTAATCCAAACGGCTTTCGGGTTGGTATCATCAAGGATTGGGATTCCCGCTGGATGGTCAAAAAGAACCAGATGTCCGATTGCATCGTGGAAGACCACAAGATCAGAACGTTCCTGAAAGAGAAGCTCTATGCTGCCGGCGTTTCCAAAATCGAAATCGAGCGCGCAGCAAATAAAATTTCCGTCAACATCTACACCGCAAAGCCCGGCATCGTCATCGGCAAGGGCGGCACGGGCCTGGATGTCATCAAGGCGGATCTCAAGAAGCTGACGGATAAAACCGTCGTCATCAATGTCATGGAAGTGCGCCGCCCGGATGTGGATGCGCAGCTCGTGGCAGAGAACGTCGCTTCCCAGCTGGAGCGCAGAATCGCGTTCCGCCGCGCAATGAAGTCCTGCATCGGCCGTGCCATGAAGGGCGGCGTCAAGGGCATCAAGATTGCCACGGGCGGCCGGCTCGGCGGCGCTGAAATCGCCAGAAGCGAGAGCTACCACGAAGGCAGCATTCCGCTGCAGACCATCCGCGCGGATATCGACTATGGCTTTGCGGAAGCAAACACCACATACGGCAAGATCGGCGTCAAGGTCTGGATTTATAACGGCGAGATCATGGTAAACCCGCTCAAAGAGCGTGCGAAGAACACCAACGCGCCCAGAGAAAACAGAAGGGACAACAGAAGAAATCCGGAGGGAGGCAGAAGAAATGTTACTTCCAAAAAGAGTAAAGCATAG
- the rplP gene encoding 50S ribosomal protein L16 has translation MLLPKRVKHRKVFRGRMKGKALRGNTVSYGEYGLMATKPCWITSRQIEAARIAMTRYTKRGGQVWIKIFPDKPVTQKPAETRMGSGKGSPEYWVAVVKPGRVLFEIAGVSEEVAREALRLAGNKLPIKCKFVKSEKLEKGGEQVEGE, from the coding sequence ATGTTACTTCCAAAAAGAGTAAAGCATAGAAAGGTATTCAGAGGCCGCATGAAGGGCAAGGCCCTGCGCGGCAATACCGTATCATATGGCGAATATGGCCTTATGGCAACAAAACCCTGCTGGATTACAAGCCGCCAGATCGAGGCAGCCCGTATCGCAATGACGCGCTACACCAAAAGAGGCGGCCAGGTCTGGATCAAAATCTTCCCGGATAAGCCGGTTACGCAGAAACCCGCCGAAACCCGAATGGGCAGCGGCAAGGGCTCGCCGGAATACTGGGTCGCAGTTGTCAAGCCGGGCAGAGTGCTGTTCGAAATTGCTGGCGTTTCCGAGGAAGTCGCCAGAGAGGCTTTGCGTCTTGCAGGCAATAAGCTGCCCATCAAGTGCAAGTTTGTAAAGAGTGAGAAACTGGAAAAAGGCGGTGAGCAAGTTGAAGGCGAATAA
- the rpmC gene encoding 50S ribosomal protein L29: MKANKYREMTEQELSAKLGDLKTEFFNLRFQKATGQLSNPLSIREVKRDIARVKTILKERELSAANK; the protein is encoded by the coding sequence TTGAAGGCGAATAAATATCGTGAAATGACGGAGCAGGAGCTGAGCGCAAAGCTTGGCGATCTCAAAACAGAGTTCTTCAACCTGCGCTTCCAGAAAGCCACCGGCCAGCTCAGCAACCCTTTAAGCATTCGCGAAGTCAAGCGGGATATCGCAAGAGTGAAGACGATTCTCAAAGAGCGTGAGCTTAGCGCCGCAAACAAATAG
- the rpsQ gene encoding 30S ribosomal protein S17, with protein MEEQARNLRKVRIGEVVSDKMNKTVVVLVKERKKHSIYKKTVNYSKKFKAHDEQEICGIGDTVKIMETRPISKDKCWRVVEIVEKAK; from the coding sequence ATGGAAGAGCAAGCAAGAAATCTTCGCAAAGTCAGAATCGGCGAAGTTGTAAGCGATAAGATGAATAAAACCGTTGTGGTTTTAGTCAAAGAGAGAAAGAAGCACAGCATCTATAAGAAAACTGTGAACTACTCTAAGAAATTCAAAGCCCACGATGAGCAGGAAATTTGCGGCATTGGCGATACCGTGAAAATCATGGAAACCCGCCCGATCAGCAAAGACAAATGCTGGAGAGTCGTGGAAATCGTAGAAAAGGCCAAGTAA
- the rplN gene encoding 50S ribosomal protein L14 yields MIQMQTYLKVADNSGAKVIQCFKVLGGSMRKTANIGDVIIASVKSAAPGGVVKKKDVVKAVIVRSVSGVKRADGSYIKFDENAAVIIDNNKQPRGTRIFGPVAREIRDEGYTKIASLSPEVL; encoded by the coding sequence ATGATCCAAATGCAGACATATCTGAAAGTAGCTGACAACTCCGGCGCTAAGGTCATTCAGTGCTTCAAGGTGCTTGGCGGCTCTATGAGAAAAACTGCCAACATCGGGGATGTTATCATCGCTTCGGTCAAGAGCGCGGCTCCCGGCGGCGTCGTCAAGAAAAAAGACGTCGTGAAGGCCGTCATCGTCAGAAGCGTTTCGGGCGTTAAGAGAGCAGATGGCTCCTACATCAAGTTCGATGAGAACGCCGCTGTGATTATCGATAACAACAAGCAGCCCAGAGGCACTCGTATCTTCGGGCCAGTTGCCAGAGAGATCAGAGATGAGGGCTACACCAAAATCGCATCTCTTTCTCCCGAAGTGCTGTAA
- the rplX gene encoding 50S ribosomal protein L24 gives MANLHVKKDDTVVVITGKDKGKTGKVMVVEPKKGRVVVAGVNMVTRHQKAKSQTEPGGIVHREGAIAASNVMLYCSKCEKGVRTAVKVLENGSKVRVCKKCGEVLDK, from the coding sequence ATGGCAAATTTACACGTTAAGAAAGACGACACAGTCGTCGTCATTACAGGCAAAGACAAAGGCAAAACTGGCAAAGTTATGGTGGTCGAGCCCAAGAAGGGCAGAGTCGTCGTAGCGGGCGTCAATATGGTAACGCGCCACCAGAAAGCCAAGAGCCAGACAGAGCCGGGCGGCATCGTGCACCGCGAGGGCGCCATCGCAGCATCCAACGTCATGCTGTATTGCAGCAAGTGCGAAAAAGGCGTTCGCACGGCTGTGAAGGTTCTGGAAAACGGCAGCAAAGTCCGCGTTTGCAAAAAATGCGGCGAAGTACTCGATAAATAA